The following are encoded in a window of Phragmites australis chromosome 22, lpPhrAust1.1, whole genome shotgun sequence genomic DNA:
- the LOC133904746 gene encoding PHD finger protein ALFIN-LIKE 8-like: MDAGGFMGPPPVPRTAEDVFRDFRARRAGLIRALTTDVEKFYVMCDPEKENLCLYGLPNETWEVNLPAEEVPPELPEPALGINFARDGMNEKDWLALVAVHSDSWLLSVAFYFGARFGFDKESRRRLFNMINNLPTIYEVVTGTAKKEPKEKTPKSNSKSNKSGSKPSRQPEPNSRGAKMPPPKDEEESEGEEGEQQEDHESALCGACGQNYGQDEFWICCDLCEKWFHGKCVKITPAKAEHIKQYKCPSCSTSSKRAKA; the protein is encoded by the exons ATGGACGCCGGTGGCTTCATGGGACCGCCGCCGGTCCCCCGCACAGCGGAGGACGTCTTCCGTGACTTCCGCGCGCGGCGGGCCGGCCTGATCAGGGCCCTCACCACCG ATGTGGAGAAGTTCTACGTGATGTGCGACCCAG AGAAGGAGAACCTGTGTCTGTATGGACTTCCCAATGAGACATGGGAGGTGAATTTGCCTGCAGAGGAGGTCCCTCCTGAACTCCCAGAGCCAGCTCTGGGAATTAATTTTGCTCGGGATGGGATGAACGAAAAAGATTGGTTGGCACTTGTTGCAGTGCATAGTGATTCCTGGCTATTGTCCGTTGCATTTTATTTTGGAGCAAGGTTTGGGTTTGACAAGGAATCCAG AAGACGGCTTTTCAACATGATCAATAACCTTCCCACCATATATGAGGTTGTCACAGGTACTGCCAAgaaagagcccaaagaaaaaaCTCCAAAGAGCAACAGTAAAAGTAACAAATCTGGCTCGAAG CCCTCACGCCAACCAGAACCCAACTCAAGGGGCGCGAAGATGCCACCTCCAAAGGATGAGGAAGAGAGTGAAGGGGAGGAAGGGGAACAGCAGGAAGATCATGAGAGTGCGCTGTGCGGTGCGTGTGGTCAAAATTATGGACAAGACGAGTTCTGGATCTGCTGCGACTTATGTGAGAAATGGTTCCACGGTAAGTGCGTAAAGATCACTCCAGCCAAGGCGGAGCACATCAAGCAATACAAGTGCCCCTCGTGTAGCACAAGCAGCAAGAGAGCCAAAGCATGA